In a single window of the Manis javanica isolate MJ-LG chromosome 16, MJ_LKY, whole genome shotgun sequence genome:
- the SAYSD1 gene encoding SAYSvFN domain-containing protein 1, which produces MEQRLAEFRASRKRAGLLVEPSTSSQNAQTSGGKVEAATTPKAAPGWLKHFLLWKPRPTSARTLPSPAKEVVQPRSSTAGPPPRDPAIPLPSPRDQSVLTKITFLKVLLWLVLLGLFVELEFGLAYFVLSLFYWMYVGTRSPEEKKEGEKSAYSVFNPGCEAIQGTLTAEQLERELQFRPLEGR; this is translated from the exons ATGGAACAGCGGTTAGCTGAGTTCCGGGCGTCCCGGAAAAGGGCCGGACTGTTGGTGGAACCCAGCACCTCGAGCCAGAACGCACAAACCTCGGGAGGGAAAGTGGAAGCAGCTACGACTCCAAAGGCAGCCCCGGGCTGGCTAAAACATTTCCTGCTGTGGAAACCGAGGCCCACGAGTGCTCGGACTCTGCCCAGCCCCGCAAAG GAAGTGGTTCAGCCCAGGAGCAGCACAGCAGGGCCGCCACCACGGGATCCAGCCATTCCCCTGCCATCACCTCGGGACCAGTCTGTCCTGACCAAAATCACCTTCTTGAAGGTTCTTCTCTGGCTGGTCCTGCTGGGACTATTTGTGGAACTGGAATTTGGCCTAGCTTATTTTGTCCTGTCCTTGTTCTACTGGATGTATGTCGGGACACGCAGCCCtgaggagaagaaggaaggagagaagagcgCCTACTCCGTGTTCAACCCAGGCTGCGAAGCCATCCAGGGCACCCTGACTGCCGAGCAGCTTGAGCGCGAGTTACAGTTCAGACCCCTGGAGGGGAGATAG